In the Balaenoptera acutorostrata chromosome 7, mBalAcu1.1, whole genome shotgun sequence genome, one interval contains:
- the LOC103010769 gene encoding peptidyl-prolyl cis-trans isomerase A-like: MVNPTVFFDIAVDGEPLGRVSFELFADKVPKTAENFRALSTGEKGFGYKGSCFHRIIPGFMCQGGDFTRHNGTGGKSIYGEKFDDENFLLKHTGPGILSMANAGPNTNGSQFFICTAKTEWLDGKHVVFSKVKEGMNIVEAMERFGSRNGKTSKKITIADCGQI; the protein is encoded by the coding sequence ATGGTCAACCCTACCGTGTTCTTTGACATCGCCGTCGACGGCGAGCCCTTGGGCCGCGTCTCCTTCGAGCTGTTTGCAGACAAAGTTCCAAAGACAGCAGAAAACTTTCGTGCTCTGAGCACTGGGGAGAAAGGCTTTGGTTATAAAGGTTCCTGCTTTCACAGAATAATTCCGGGATTTATGTGCCAGGGTGGTGACTTCACACGCCATAATGGCACTGGTGGCAAGTCCATCTATGGGGAGAAATTTGATGATGAGAATTTCCTCCTGAAGCACACGGGTCCTGGCATCTTGTCCATGGCAAATGCTGGCCCCAACACAAACGGTTCCCAGTTTTTCATCTGCACTGCCAAGACTGAGTGGTTGGATGGCAAGCATGTGGTCTTTAGCAAGGTGAAAGAGGGCATGAATATTGTGGAAGCCATGGAGCGCTTTGGGTCCAGGAATGGCAAGACCAGCAAGAAGATCACCATTGCTGACTGTGGACAAATCTAA